From Alphaproteobacteria bacterium CG11_big_fil_rev_8_21_14_0_20_39_49, one genomic window encodes:
- a CDS encoding CopG family transcriptional regulator gives LIDPNKKKAFEELCSRLDTTPSQAIRQMIRDFLSKHNVAWTPDNVSSDDTK, from the coding sequence TTCTGATTGATCCCAATAAGAAGAAGGCGTTTGAGGAATTATGTTCACGGTTGGATACAACTCCTTCTCAGGCAATACGCCAAATGATTCGTGATTTTTTATCCAAGCATAACGTGGCATGGACCCCAGATAATGTTAGTAGTGATGACACAAAATAA